In the Streptomyces sp. NBC_00193 genome, CGGACGGCATCCTGCAGGGCGCGAAACCGCATCCGCGGGCCTACGGCACCTTCCCGCACTACCTCGGGCACTACGTGCGCGAGCTGGGCGTCCTCTCCCTGGAGGAGTGCGTCGCCCACCTCTCCGGCCGTCCCGCCGCGCGGCTGCGGCTGCCGGACCGGGGGCTGGTGCGCGCCGGGCACCGGGCGGACCTCGTCCTCTTCGATCCGCTGACGGTCGCGGCCGGATCGACGTACGAGCAGCCGCGCACGCTGCCGTCCGGGATCCCGTACGTCCTGATCGACGGGCGTTTCGTCGTACGGGACGGGCGCAGGACGGACGTCCTGGCCGGGCGGTCCGTGCGCCGGACCCCGCACGGCGGCCGCTGACCGGACGCGGATCGGACGCGGATCGGACGTGGATCGGACGTGGATCGGACGTGGATCGGACGTGGATCGGGCGCTGATCGGCCGCCGACCGAACGGATGCCGCACATACGATGAGCGGCATGTACGCCTTTGTTCCTGCCGCTCTCTTCCTCGTCCTCTTCGGCGTGAGCGTCCGGGAGGACCGTCGGCGCTTCCGCAACGCGGTCTATCTGGGCCTCACCCTCATATTCCTGTCCGTCGCCCTGCTCACCCTGGTCCCCTACCTGCCCGCCGGGCTCGACACGGCCGTCGTGGCGCTGGTCTTCCTGGTCCCGGCGCTCGGCACGATCGCACTCGGGTTCTTCCTGATCGGCAACGCCGTGACGGTGATCCGCAAGGAGGGCCGCCGCCCGGCCCTCCTCTCCTTCGCGGCCGGGATGGGGATCTTCGCCCTGATCGCGTTCGTCCTGACCCTGGGCAACCGCGGCTCCCAGGCCTGGGACGCGGTGGTGGTGGGCGTGGTCCTGCTGGCCGGGTACGTTTCCTTCCTCTTCCTCTGCTTCCTCGCCTACGCCTTCCTCTACGGCCGGATCACGGTGCACGGGGACGTCGACTTCGTGGTGATGCTCGGCTCCGGCCTCATCGGCGGCGACCGGGTCCCGCCGCTGCTGGCCTCGCGGCTGCGCAAGGGCCGGGAGATCCACGACGCGCAGATCGCCCGCGGCGGGCGGGTGCCGCTGCTGCTGACCTCGGGCGGCAAGGGGAGCGACGAGAAGCTCGCGGAGGCGCGGGCGATGGCCGACTGGCTGATCGCCGAGGGCGTGCCGCAGGAGCACGTGCGGCTGGAGGACCGGTCCCGCACGACGGAGGAGAACCTCCTGTTCAGCCGCACGGTCATGGAGGCGGCCGACCCCGGCTACCGCTGCGTGGTGGTCACCA is a window encoding:
- a CDS encoding YdcF family protein, yielding MYAFVPAALFLVLFGVSVREDRRRFRNAVYLGLTLIFLSVALLTLVPYLPAGLDTAVVALVFLVPALGTIALGFFLIGNAVTVIRKEGRRPALLSFAAGMGIFALIAFVLTLGNRGSQAWDAVVVGVVLLAGYVSFLFLCFLAYAFLYGRITVHGDVDFVVMLGSGLIGGDRVPPLLASRLRKGREIHDAQIARGGRVPLLLTSGGKGSDEKLAEARAMADWLIAEGVPQEHVRLEDRSRTTEENLLFSRTVMEAADPGYRCVVVTNNFHAFRAAMMARKAGVNGQVLGSPTAKYFWPSATIREFVAVFWEHRIVNLGICGAIVALTAALAAVSA